One Magnolia sinica isolate HGM2019 chromosome 2, MsV1, whole genome shotgun sequence genomic window, TCTTGGAGCTTAGTCTTGTTTGCTCTCTCAGCATGCCTGCTAAGCTCTTCCCTGTTTTTGCCTCTATTTCAATATAATTTACGTGATCTTTCAAAAAAGGAGGAGTTGTAATTTGTCATGAAGGTCTGTTGCCAAATATGTTATCCTCGACTGCTGATACAAAATATAAAAAAGCTAGGGAGCTATTGTATCTCGAGGAACTCAACTACGACCATCTCACTAAGGTGGCTAACACAGCCCCGAGGATACAAAAGAAAATGGTCACCAaaacatagagatactcaagctGAAAGAAAAATGATTGATATGAATCAGCTGGGAAACTCAGTGGCCATCTCACCATTTGAAAAACATGAGCAAATATAACATCATTTAAGCTTCCAACCTTGAAGTCTGTATGATCTAAAAACCCCCCCAATGCAAATCATCACAGGCTGCAGATATTCCACATTCTGGactcctttttaaaaaataaataaatgaattagGGGCTCTAATAACAGAGAAATGAGTCCATAATAAAAAGAACAAAAGGCACCAAGGGCTCGTTCGATGAAGAACTGATGCTGTCGACAACGAAGAATACTGAACACTTTTCTAGCTAGCAAATCGGCTCTGCATTCACTTCATGAAGAACATGTTGAATAGACCTCCAATGAATGAATCACATCCCTAACTTCCTCAACTGGGGCCAAACACCTCTCAAACGATATTTCTTATCACAAGCAATCCACCAAATGACTACAAGAATCTCCCTCCACAATAAATGTGTCAGATACTCATGGGAAAATCTTAAATGCCACCCTTTCAAAGTCTTGAAGGACATAAAACTCCACTCTTTTTGGGCCCATAAAGGCTAAAAGGCCCCAAAGATGTCAACTAAATTTCTCCCATACAATCCCGAACAATACAATCCCCATCTGTTGGGCCTGGGTTGCATGTGGGGCTACCTTCAAAATTATGCTTGAGAGATCCCAGACAGGAGCTTCCAGGTCCCTACCACCCCATTCTTTTATCCCTACTAGAAACAATTCCTCACCAACTTTGTAAATAGCATATCACCATTTATGCCTTGGAACTCCTTTGTAACCAAAGAGGAGGAAATAATGCAAGCCATGATTATCTCCTACCTTCTTACTCCTAATAATTCTGTTGCTCTGGACAAAGAATGGCAATCAAATAGAAAAATAGCTTAAGTGTGACCCTTTTGGAAGTGGACCAACCACCAAGCCTCTGGAAGGGCCCTCATCAAGGGCAGCATGACCTAGTCAGCAATAATTAACTCCAAATCAACCAAGCGATTCAGCAATGAAAGAATAAatgattgatttattcttgtcCCTGAACATCACAAACCTGTTTGGGTTTGGCCACACTGTTGAAAATGATCAATGATAATAACTTTATCAACACCCGTTACCTAAAAAAACAAAACACCTGGAGCACAGACAACAAATAAAGCAAGAATTTTCAAGACCATTTACACTTCAAATCCCACGTTTTTACCTTAGGGACCCAACCACCTGATCTTCCAAACTTCCAATCCAAACACCAGGTGACAATTATTAATGTCCACAAGGAATATAGTCCTAACCACCATCTCCCCAATAACATGAATATGATTCCTATTGATTCAAGTCAACTCCCCACTTCCTAATGATTCCTGCTTCAAAATACCGTGGTCTGTACCTAAGGGAACCAACCTCCTGATCTGTCAAACTCCCAATTCAAACACCAGGTGATGATTATTAATGTCCAGAAGGATAGTCCTAACCCCTAAACACCATCTCCCCAATAGCATGACTAGGAGTAAACTTTTCTCCTAATGAGTCCTCTACAGGAAGTTCATTTTCACTTCCCAACCTATGAAAAGAGACAAACAACAGGTATCAAAAAGTGAAACTGGCTAGACGAGAAGATTAGCCAATGATTGCTATCTTTCAGATTAATTTTCTCGTAGTTCTAAAACTTGTCAAGTTGACCTGAAACTCGACTCTGAATCAGCATGGTCTTGCCAAGAGTCATCAAGTTAACTTGGTGACTTAATTGATTCCAGTTTCCACCATGACTAAATCAAACTGTTGCTTTCTAAAAATAGGTTTCTTGGGAAATATGTTTAATAATCAATATCATGTTTGTCATTTTCTGATTAACACATAAATTAAGCCTCTAAATTCTTTTTCCACTTTACTTTCAATACAAAAAAGCCCTGCTTCTTAGCAGCAGTCTATGTGTTGGATCGGTCTCCAGTTCATCATCAGCTCCAATCGCGGTGGAAATTGATTGGAACCTTTGACTGAATGCATGTGGCAGTGAACAGTGGCTCCTTAGAAACTTGTCAGTTGTTTGATTGTAAGCTTGAAGGAGTAGGTATGATTCAGTCAGCATGTTGGTGCAAGTATTTTATTATCAGAGAATCAAACTTTAGATCCATCTTATTGCAAATTTACTCCTACAATAACAACGTTAGAGAACTGAAATCAATATTCCACTCAGGTTTCTAGCATGTTTGTTTCACTAATATCCAAAAGTGGATGGCGAAGCTGCACATGGAAACATTCAGGTTTAAGAGAGGAATTATAGCCTAATCCCATTTTTTCTGTTTCTGAGTTTTTACCTATTCGAGAAATTGGCTTGCAGGCCCACACCAAAAGCTGGAGTTTCCTAGTCTTTCTATGCGTGTGGCATCTACATGCATTTTCTCTATTTCTTACCAGTTCTAAATTTCTAATTCTTAAAGTTTCATTATTAGACAACAGGTTGAGTGGCAACAAGACTTGACCAAGTCTTTTGAGTTCACCTGACCCAGCTGGATGAGTCAAGTTGGGTACTGAGTTTTAGTAAACTGATTTTTCTTAACCAAGCAAGTTTCATTCCAAGAGCAAAAACCCACATTCAAATTCTTTAACAGCAAATCCGAGTTGTTGGCTATGATCCGCACAAGGATGCCAAGAAACATTGGAAAAGAGCTTGAAAAGCAGCCAGAGAAAGGACCGATCCTAGACATTAGCTCTTAGCTTTCCCTCCTTTACCAGAATGCCAAATGACAAAGCGGGAAGAGTGTGAGATGCAGCCCACAATAACGCAGTGCAATTGCCTTGGATCATCCTACAAATGGGGCTTTTAAGTATATGAGCTACCTCAGGAACTTTGCCAACAGTACCAACAAGAATATACATGCAAGGATTATTCATTAAAAAAGTACAATGACACCAGAGCCACATTGAAGAATTGAGGTTGGGGAATTTATGGGAACCAGTAAAAACATGAGACCCTTCAATCAGATTATATGAGCCCTTTGTGAAGAAGGACATCAAACAAATCATCCATTAACATCGAAGGCAGTAAATATAGAGAAAATACAAACGCATTCGCTAGCAGATCCAGATAAGAAATGTCTATAAGAACAGCAACAGGAGAAATCAATTCAGCTCTAATGATTACTGAAAATGCATAAATGTTTTTAAAATTGATGCCATTTATAGCATGAAAGATATGAAATTGGAAAAAAAGAGAGACACATACACTATTAAGTTAAGAATAAGAACAAAAAGCAAgcaaaaggatttttttttcttcttcttttgaacagtagaaactaagttattatactagtagaccattaaaaaactaGGAATTATAAGATGCTGATTTAGCAGGGTGTTTATAATGTCCTGGTGAGCCAACTCCAAACGTGCAGAGCCCATGGTTCATTTATCCAGAAACTTGAACTAGTGAGCCCCACTGTGGATCCAAGACATTCCAAAAGTCTTCGACGATCCTAACAATCCAACCTTTGagcctttttttttcattatctCCATCagaatactcttttttttttttttgaaaggtgccagtaaaatcatattgaaaaagggaaaaaggaaatagCTATCCATTAAGCCAACAAGAGCCGGTCTACAGACAACTTCCTTAGAGAGCATGGTTTTAAGTATTGTCCAATATGACTCGGAATCGTCCGAATTGTATTGGTTTCAGTCCGTAACAAAATGAGCCAGCAGACAAATTCAGGACCAAAACTGACTGAAAAAGATGAGTCAAGACGGGTCTTTGGCAAGTCGCTCTCCAAAACCACTATCGAAGTCCTTGTTAGTAAGTGAGTCCGCTAAGGAATTTGCTTCCCAAATCACATGCCTAAAAGACTGGCTCCAAATAATTGGCATAAGTGccataaggcttagatgatgatgagtcACATGCCTAACAGACATTCAAATATAGATGCCCAAAGCTTAATGTTGAATTTGAGCTTGCATGCAAAAAGCACTGGATGAATCACCTCCCATGATTAAAGACCAGTTGAAGGACTCACAAATAAGCTTAAGCCCAATCTAGATAGCTTCCAATTCCACCCAGATCAACTATCATCTACCAACCAGACAGGACGGTGTCAACTCAATATCTCCCTTATCATTATGCACCACACCGGCAAGCTTACTCGATCCCTCACCATCACAAACATTtgctgtattttatttttttcctgaacatctatttgtggcccacccatttaaGAGTGAAAAACTTCCAATCTGGGGGATACTTAGAGGCATCCCCCATCCATTATTGGGCtaccagatcaacagtctggatcatcaaaCTATGCACTTCACGGTGGCAGCACCTCTAACTCCTCAACAAAACTACAGAAACTTCATTCTGATGTCAGAGAAAGAGAATCTAGAACCTAAGGAGTGTTCGAATCAGAAAAAATTGAACCTGTTCTCTTCAGAATCCGGCAGTATTGAAAGGAATTTCCCAGGCACGGTAAGCGCAGCCCACATGCAGAAAGCTAACCCTAGAATCAACTCCAAAACGACCTGCCCAAAAACCAAATCCCCTTAGATttgcacaaataccacaaaccaAACGACAATcgaaatggaaaaaagaaacgGAGAAAACACAATTGTATGATTTTACATTGATAGGAGGGCCTGAGAACTCTTCTTCCACGATCTTCAACATTCCTCTATCTGCAGAAACTGAagtcagaaaagaaaaagaggggagagagagagagagagagagagagagagagagagagagagagagagagagctctaatTTCTGGATATTATAAATGAAAACCTAATTTGGAGATGGAGGTATGAAGAAGAGAAGATAACTTACACTGCACAGTAGCATAAGCAGCATGGGCAAGCAGTAAACCGCCGAGTCCGCCGATGAGAAAACCGACAGACATCGCTGCTCTTCTCAGAGACGACAATGAAAGGATCTCTTTCTAATGAAAGCGGGATTTCCAATGCTCCTCGTAACCTTTGCTTGCTCGCGGTGAAACGGATGCCGGATGCTAACCTGCTCGCTGGAACCTTCACAGGcacaatacaagatgcaataTCATTAGGCCCAGATAGCACTGAATGGGCCCAGGTCCAGCTCTCTTTGGTCTGGACTTGGGCTATGAGGCCCGCATACAAAttcgaaaaacaaaaaagaagaagggatAATTTGTAAACACCTCTGCTGTGTTGtatgtagaggtgtacatgagtcgagccgaGACTTGAACAGATCCAGTCTCAGCTTGGAACAACAACTTGTACTTGGCTCGGCCAGTAGATCGGTCCAgtccgagccaagttcgagccgagttttcgGATGTGTACCGGTATTCGGACGGACATTACTCGccggaaaaaatggagagagtggaGGAAGGGACTCACTTTGGAAGATGAGATCATTCAGATAGATGCTGAAAGAAAGAATGTTGCCGGGTAGTGGAGAACGGCGAGCGTATTTGGCGAACGGACGGCCGATTTGGacgaaagggagggagaaatgggttAGGATCAGGTAATTTAggcgaaagggagggagaaatgggttagggttgGTGGGTTGGGCGAGTAGGGTCGGGTGAatgaggtttttattttttattttttttattttttaatccttatatattcacttaaaacttgatccgagttgagtccgagccgagtcaagttcaatactgagtcaagccgagtcgagctaggtccagTTTGGACTCGACTTGAAATATTCCGAGCTCCCCAAAAAaggctcgacttggttcgaacagagttttgatccgagtcgagtcgagctttttcgagccgagtcaagtgagTTACTGAGCTAACTCTGTTCGTGTAAAGCTCTAGTTGTATGACAATTGTAAGTATCTTTCCTTTGTTAGGGACATTAATCTATGCAAATGACAACAATACCCTTATCTTGGGGTTCTTTTTTCCGTCCCTTTTTGCTTACAGTTGAGCCCTCATTATGTATGAATGGTGTCCAACCCGGCTAACAGGGTCACTCTATTATAAATATTggacaccaaaaaaaaaagaaataaaaaagagtgATCTTATCATCACATGAGTTATTTTATATATAAGAAAAATAGCAGGCAAccacccaaaaatctcccaattcaaatggtgggccataggaGCGCTctcttctatttatttttattaatctttaactgttatatatatatatatatatttgaaatttctTAAACTTTGATGGAAGCATGCATGCTAGATATGGTAGATGCAGGGAAACCACTCAAATACTTTTATATGTGCAACAGGAATAGGCCATGGGGCTAAAAATCTAAGGTTTCATCAACTCGGGTAGGACACACCACAGGGACCGATGGAAGAGGACATTGATGATAGTTGGCATGTGGAGCTAGCCACTAtggttttcaattttcatttcatccaacatgttcataaagtgAGCCTCACTAGGAAGACTGAAcaatccaaaactccagtggaccacacatacCGTGCATTATGCAGTTCCATACTAGTATTTAATGTTGGATGTCCACATGGCTAGTCAGGTCTATCAATGGGCCGGTCTTGGGGTTCTCTTTGTCCTAGACTTCGAATTAGTTTGTTCAATGCCTATTCAAAAACTTGATTTTGGCAACcctgagcctggcccattgacagtccTATGGCTGGTGACTTGGGGTGGAATTGGGACTGCATGCTTAGAGGGATGCCAATTTCCTATAAAACCGTTGCAAGGAGTCCATGCTTaggatccactgtgatgtgtgtgtgagaCATGTCATCGCCCACATGTGGCTAGCACTGAGGAGCCAGAATATGGTAGGGCCATCTCTCCCCAGCACACAGCTCCATCTGCATGCTGACACCAATAGAGATAGCTGGAGTTGTAAAAATAAAACTCATGAGACAATCCTGTCTattacattatttatttatttatttattttgtttaacTCAGGGCATCCTTGACcgctaattgttttttttttttttttcttttcacagcTTAATAGTTCAGATGGATAGAAATGTCCAACGAGGTATGATTTTTGAGGCATAAACCACCCATGCCGGGCCTTGCGTGTGGACAACCCTAATCCACACAGCACCCTGCAATGtgtactagagagagagagagagagagagctcttccGTGTTTTGATTCTTCAAGCTCCACCGCATCATCACCTGTAATACCCACTTTGCCCATCATTTGATACATGTTCGAACATAGGATCGACACATAGGAGGGACAATATTCGAACATACTTCAACTATGATGAGGCCTTCTAGATGATCCATATTGTGAGCCCTGCATGTACCTTGAATAGTAATCCACGTTGTTCTTCGTTGGGCCTATATTGGGATGGTCCATCTCCCAAAATGTCATCCACCAGACAATCCCAGAAATCCCAGCCAAGGTGTAGTACTTGGTAGTACAAACATGTTGGATCAAATGAAAGCACGACTGGGTCTAGTCCTGTCCATGAAATAAATAACAGGGCTCAAGCGTAATGGGGCTCAAGGAAGGAAAGCCCACCAACACTCAGCTCATTAATGTTAAGCTCGGCAGTGGAAGGCCACCTGTTGGACATTTAGTTGAacatttggatcattttaaggtggAGTACTTGGGTTGCAAATGGGCTACACTGGGCTGGGTCGAGCTGGGACATGTCCAGATTCATCCCACAAACTAAGGACTCGTATCAAGTCTGGCACACCCCAGGCCATGAGCCTAGGAAACACAATTAGGCCGCAGCCAAAGTCTCAGCTAAATGCTAAATAAGTAGGGATATTGAAGGCCCAATTGGCCTTTAGGCAGATGCAAACCCTAGTGTAGGGCCCAATGAGTTATTGGGATAAAGCTCAGACCCATGGTCAGACCATTGGCTTAGGAGCTTTGCCCAATAAAAGCTTAAAGTGAGCTGGATTTGGGCTATGGCTGTGCCAGCCAGGTCTAGTGGCAATCCTAATAATGTCTGAGTGTTAAGGACCCTTTATATACATTAATACGCCACCCTCTAATGACTCAAGGTTTCAGATAAAGTGATTGTTTGATATAGTATTAGAGTAATATTataattggcccacatgaaagatAATGCGCAGATCTCATGGTCCGTTTTACTATTAATAGTGCTCTTAGATGCATTGTGACATGATCTTAGTTGCATTGCGACATTTAGACTGCTCTTATATTGCAATATGCTCTTAGATAATCCAAGCCATTAATCCGACTCTTTCATATCTTTTGCGAACCACAATACACTATGGGGTCAAAAAGTCAAAATAAGTGATTCATAGCTcttataaaaagaaaattgattcTTGAAAAATCTCGATAGATTACTATATATGATAAGCACGTTAGGTGCTTAGCTATACGGTTTCATGAATACTTATATACATCTCTTTATAACAAACATTAGGCTGCTCAGCAGGTGCTTGGTGGATTTTGGTCAGGCGGGGAGTTAATATGTTAAGTAACCCATACATTATGATTATATAAAGTCAATCAACAAGCGGTTGCAGCTCAATGCCGAACAAGCCGCAACAACAGAGctttgagagcactggagcatttcccATGATCTAATTAACTTTTTAGGTGCATTTGATTATTAGGTGCAATCATTTCTCAACGCATTTCTTTAGACAAgcactccatttttttttttttctatttcctaTAGGTAAATCTTTCTTAGAACATAAAGTGTGAATTAAACCCATGTTTATTAGATGCCTTCATATGTTCTGATTGTACACTTGAAAACCTTGCAAGCATAGGATTGTTGACAATGCAAAAAAAGGACCTCATTTGAATAAATATAAATAAGCAGAAGCTAATCTTACGTTAATCAAGCTTTGAGCTTTCAATTATTTGGTCATGGGTTATTAGTGATGTTCCTAATCTAGTGGCATTTACATAATCTTGAGGAGTGTGAGCAGGGAAGCCCGGGAAAACAAGTCCAATGACCCTGAGCATTCTCAAAACCCATCCTTCTCTATAATCTCGTCCCTTGATGTATCCGATGGCGAAGCTTCGTACTACCTCCCACTCTGCAGTCAGTAACTTGGGCAAAACCGTCCAGAGCGAGAAATAGTTCTTGTTTGGTTCTTCTGCCACGATCTGCTTCATGATCAACGGACACCGAATAAATGTGAATAAACTTGAATATCTTTATTATGAATATAGTGCTTGTCATAAATAGAAAAGTTCTGTTTTCTTGCACCGTAATTGGTCAATATCATCAATGTCGTTGTCAGTACTGCAATAAATGCAGTGTGATGATGTGGTGTAATCAGATTAAACAAACAAAATATTTATGTTTATGACAAACAAATGATTCAGATTACTTTATTATTATAAAGAACAATGAAATTAATGCATATACAATACAATGAACTAAGGAGAATTAGCGTATTTGGACCATGTTTTTTTTGGTTACTACAAATGCGGCCCATTGTTCTGTGATCTAGGCCGTTGATATGATGGTCCCATTGTCAATTGCCTCTGCATGGGAAATCTCCCAGTTGGGAAGATCCTAGCCCTATGATTATTTGTAGGGTGGCACTTGTCGATCGGGACTGGAAAGGTCTCAGGCCTGAATTTTGAACTGCTCAGGACAGATCCATTCCAGGCGTTGTCAGCCGTaactggtggcccaccaaatagacCGTCGAGGAAGAAGCATATCCCATTCAACTAAAAACGGACAAAGACTAATGGATCTTCCCTTCATGGAGAGAGTTTGGTCCATGgggcatccatggtggggccatcatATCAGCAGTTTGGATCACTGGACCATGGCTTCCCCCTTCTTGAAATCAGGTAGGAAGAGATTTTGCTAGAGGCAAGATAGTGAAGGATACAAATAGATGCATGTAAAACTTATTGCTATTTGACCATGTGACCAAATCATCTCATGTATACTCTAACAGAGCGTGATAAGTATTGGAGGTTTGCTGATTTCACACACGTGCCGTATTGCATCCACACAGTCGCATGTGTCATAATGTAATACGATTGAGATATGAGCTTTCCATATCATGTGAGCTGCGTACACTGTTTATATTTTCAGCTGGCACAAAAATAATGCAGTTTcatatctctggtgggccacgacttattatcaaaacaaatgaatgacgAGAAAACCACAAATATACTTTGCACGTTTTGGTCCACCTGAAGAGTGTAATTGTGTGATTTTAGGTAGAAGATATAAGCATTATTTTTAACCTTATGGAAAGCTCATATATGACACGTGTTTCATATTTGCACGCGTGCTTGTATGGGGACGTGTAGTGTGGACTTGCAAAGCTCTCAGTatagaatggagagagagagagagagagagagagagagagagagagagagagagagagagagagagagagagagagagagcaccttcCCTACGTAGAAGCTATTGTAGTAGAGGCACGTCCCAAAGTGCTTGAACCAGAGCGTTGTATCATCATAAGGCAACCTAGGCACAATATCGTTGCTATAAACGAACCTATAGTAACTCCCACCATGCTTATTCAACTGCTCCATAACAAACTTCCCAAGCTTCTCATCCCCTACCCTTGGCTGCCCAAACGTGTACACTCCAGCCAACCTTTCCAACATCCATACCTCTTTATGCACCGCCAAGATCGCTGGAAAGAGGACCGCCAGAGCCCCACCTAAGCTGTGGCCCGTCAGGATGAACTTTGCATTATCATTCTTCCGCAGTACATCTCTTAGTTTCTCTCGAATGGCATAATAGGCATATGCAGGCTTTTTTTCACCTTGTTCAATCTCCTTTGGCCACCCTTGGTTTTTTTGTAGCCCTAGAGCTTTCATGAAACCTGCATGGACCTTGCCCATGCCACGGAGCTCATAAAAGGAGAAGTCGACATCAGTGCTCCAATCGACTGCATTGAAGCTCTCTGTGCCTCTGAATGAGATCACGATCAGCTCAGGAGCCGTTGATTTGTCCATGAGCATGAAGGCTTGTGTGGAGAATTGCTCTTGATAATCTGTCGAAACATCAAAACATAGGATATCTTTTATATGCTCGTTTGTTAATATAAATAAAAACGCATTATGGACAAATCTCATGGGTATGTGGAAGCATCAAACTTATGAGAAGTGCTCAGGTGATTTTTCGCAGCACATAGGACAATGTGGTGTACACGCgtgaaatccaggccattcattaggtTGGGCCACTTGTCAACATCCCCTGCCTTGAAAATCATGTGGGTCTACTCATGATCATCTTAGACGTGTATGCTCGATATGGTCCGTTGGCCATCTTCTTTCTCCCCATTTCATTTTTCCCACACATACATGAATCTTTTTACAGGGAATGTTGAGATTGAGAGCAGGGTTTACTTGAGAGTGTCTCCATGATGAAATTTTAAGCCTCTTTGTTGAGCTTGGAAAATAGGAGAGACTTATATTTTCTTTGAAAAGTTTAGCTGAAATAAATGACACAAAACGTTTATTTGACCGGGCTCTCCTTTAGATGAGGATGCCAAAcaattgaatatttcaacctattgatcatacatatatataaaagttaTGGTAATTGTTCATTTTCAAAGGAAAAGAATCGGTGGccgttgaaataatccaattaaaAAAAGCTTTTATTTGTAGGGCCTAGCCTCTCCTCAGGGTTGTTTGGAAGCCAAGGATTGgagaattttgaactgtttttttttttttcgttctttTGTAATTCTTTTGGTCTATATGGTAATGTACAAAGCTTTTCTCTAATCCAATTAAATTATAGGTGGTCTGTTCCCACCTTTTGGTTAAAAAAAAGAGGgagctttaattttatttattatcttCCCTACATAATGACCGAAACTTGCCGTGTAAaccattttgatcattgaaagataaccCAGATTCAAAGCTTGAAGTTCTGATGTATCATA contains:
- the LOC131236419 gene encoding membrane magnesium transporter isoform X1, producing the protein MSVGFLIGGLGGLLLAHAAYATVQYRGMLKIVEEEFSGPPINVVLELILGLAFCMWAALTVPGKFLSILPDSEENRMIQGNCTALLWAASHTLPALSFGILVKEGKLRANV
- the LOC131236419 gene encoding membrane magnesium transporter isoform X2, which gives rise to MSVGFLIGGLGGLLLAHAAYATVQYRGMLKIVEEEFSGPPINVVLELILGLAFCMWAALTVPGKFLSILPDSEENRIVSLPTNLDFMIFNHRGKAFPSKLT
- the LOC131224048 gene encoding triacylglycerol lipase OBL1-like, which encodes MACDGDFCDDYLLLKPEKGEVSDLFRLLFSKNINHNKFLDCPSGTEITEARRRWLICVSLTAQVILLRLKNPLSWAGSAIERWLNLLSENTNFYALILNQLQGEFPSFSHITIIYIYIYISYSLIRCAMHGCMRHAPDDWTISCLETYCCVENVQPVPDLDSASYKSFIGFLDERLGLDKDIKKGDNRYHAALSVMAAKLSYENETFIKSTVTDKWKMEFVEYYHCWNDYQEQFSTQAFMLMDKSTAPELIVISFRGTESFNAVDWSTDVDFSFYELRGMGKVHAGFMKALGLQKNQGWPKEIEQGEKKPAYAYYAIREKLRDVLRKNDNAKFILTGHSLGGALAVLFPAILAVHKEVWMLERLAGVYTFGQPRVGDEKLGKFVMEQLNKHGGSYYRFVYSNDIVPRLPYDDTTLWFKHFGTCLYYNSFYVGKIVAEEPNKNYFSLWTVLPKLLTAEWEVVRSFAIGYIKGRDYREGWVLRMLRVIGLVFPGFPAHTPQDYVNATRLGTSLITHDQIIESSKLD